The genomic region cgaggtctatgtgaccttagctcaaggagaatacggtgaggactgggtgtcctgagctgcgtgttcaggactgggtgtccgggactgtgtgtcctaaggtttaaatacctagccgctccaaccagacgtacagttgtcacagcaactggaactggttcaacaaatcattatcttcaacgagtcactggtttcatcttcacttcactttacttactgttcctccttgtgaagtcattgtaagtttgctctatcatttgtcttcactgagtgactgcgtgttctgtttggcttcacaatatcttcctacctgatccttactacctagctgctattagtctttgtgctttcacttcattgaatacttgactatggtttgcctagtgtagtctaccttccgctgcatggtaataggtttaattttatcgtttgtcttcaaaactcccatgttctgaagattttcataaaaatcgcctattcaccccccgtctagtcgatataacgcactttcacataaACTCATTGCTCATCATAGCTCCTCTTAGTAGGATCAAGGCCTCACAATTGTAGAAGAATCCCTTTGGAATATCAAGACCTCAATATCTTTGGAATGGAAAAGACTATCTCTCCAGACCCCATCTCTTCTATGGATTTGGAAAGAACTACTCCTTTGTTTTCCTTTATTCCTTTTGTTGTTCTTGTATCTAAGATGCTCACCTTGTATTGGCTTGAGATTTGAGGAGTACTTGGTGTGGATCTTGTCTAATAGTGTTATTCTCTTTGTGTTTCTCTTGGATTTGTGCCTTGTTCTTATGTTTCTTCTCAAATTCATCTCCAATCCGTTTATAACGGTCCACCCCTAGGGTTTGCCCCATATCAAAAAGGGTTACGAAAGGAAATTTTTCGAAAGCATCCTTCTGCTCCTGGGTGCAAATGCGCAAATGCACTCAAGTTGTGGAGTAAAATGTAGAAGaagaaaaagttcaaaaaaatatgATTGTTCTTTAACAATCATTGTTGAATGTTTCACCTACATGCAAAGTTCCATGATGGAATGGCATTCATGTAAATTTGGGAACAAAAACATATCTATGCTCCAAAATGCTTTGAAAATAGCATTTTAAAGCATTagtttttgtttttagtttttgtGCATAGAATAGTTTTTTACTACGAAACTATGCACACGGCTAAAACATCAACACCATTTGTTACAAAGTAATTTCAGAATTCTTTGGATTTGTTGACATTTTACTGTTCATCCCGGGAGCAAAAACTCCATGCCCAAAAATTTCATGCTACTCGGTCTTTCTAAAAACGCAAGATAGTATTTTGAGTTTTAACCAATAATTACCATGCTAATACTTGTTATACATGGCATTGATTCACAAACATAAATATCTATTGACATTAAAGTCGCTATATATATTACTTTTTTAGAGCACCCAAATTGTGTGCCATAGTTTTATTGAAGGCAGGGATAAAGTAGAAGAATTTAGGCTGCAAGCTCCCACCATAGACTAGGGATAAAGTAGAAGAATTTAGGCCGCAAGCTCCCACTATAGACTGATGAGAAGCAAACAGCACACCGAATCGAACGCATACAATACAACTCGCAAAATGGCTGCCACAAAGCCCCCTCTCACCAACGCCGACCACCTCCAAAGAGCAACATCTCCGAATAACTCTCCTTGCATCAACCACCCTTATAATTACCTAAAAGAGGTGGCAGGTGGACGGTAGGACTTGAACATAAAACCATCGTTAacaaggtactccctccatccgaaaatacttgttatCAATATGAACAAAAAAGATGTATCttgaactaaaatacatctagatacatccccttttattaatttggtgacaagtattttcagacggagggagtacaaactaATTTGCCAAAGACTTATAACCAAACAAAATACGCCTTATAGGGGATTTCTTTTAAGAATCAAAGTACAAACTCAGACGATCACATACCCATAAATTCACCTGTATGAACATAAACGTACACATTATATCCATATGAGCATCTACGAAAGACCGAGTCCACAGATCTTAAGATTGACAATGACGCAACAAGCACCTCGCTATTAACAAGAACATCATCTCACATTGAAAGAATATAACGCTTTTAAGAGACACAAGCATCAGACCACTTTGATTCTTTCTTTGGCCTCAGGTCCACCGAGGCACATTCCGCAGCGACAACAAACTGAAAGGAGATTGACGGAAGGCCATTGCCTTGTTCATCAATTAAGACTTTAATACATCCTGTCAGATGACACTTACGGAGATATATGTACAAATGAGGCTATCAGGTAAGAGCTACAACTCGAGCATTTACACTTGCAACAACAAGACCTCCATCACCTACAGTTTTTCCATGGAATAGAGACCAGTACGAGAACCAATGGGAGTACAGCATGCAAGATGCAATGCTGCAACACAGGCTCTGTGCAAGCAAAGGCTCGTGGAAGAATATCCTCCTCTCGATTTGAACCAATGCAGCAGCGCAACCAGAAATGGGCTAATATATTGGAATAATTTACCTTGCTACGTACTCCAAAATTTATGTTATCTCATTTTCTTCTTTTAGCTGCAAGGAAGAATCTGATGTATGTAGTGCTGCTCTGGGCAACACCCGTTGGCTACTGGATGCTGCCTTCTGCCCTCTATGTAGTAAGCTAATGGAAGAGGATGCATTGGCACTGGCAGCAGCAGCCACGCTGCTCCTAGCTGCTGGCACATCATGGCTATGCTTGCCTTCATATGTAGTTATCACCGCCGTTGGGTCTTGCGAACATCTTTCGATATGCTTCTTTACATCGCATCCCTGGTACGTGCATTTGTAGTAACTCCTATACAGTGCACAACTAGAGTCAATATGTCATGAATAACTTCAGAAAGAGATCAACAAAAAAGGGGGGATTACTAAACAGTGCAAACTGCTAGCTGGATATCATTTTGACAGCAGCAAACTTGCCCAAAAGAACCAtagcaaaaaaatcaaatcaaatgtTCTGTATATCGCCAAACAAGCAAGTCAAACAGACTATGCCATAAAAATAATTCAACCGAATAAAGGGAACAGGCAGGTAGCATACGCAAGGGATTATTCATTCAATCTCTGACTAATCAGCAGCATGGTTCATTTGATTATTTTCTGTGCTTAAAACTAAACCTTGTGGTTGTCTGTATGTCTAGAAGTCTTATCTGTTTGAAATTTTGAGCTACGACTTAAATCTGTTGCAACTCCGTGCAGAAGCAAAATTGTCCACCCAatcaatagtactccctccgttcctaaatatttgtctttctagagatttcaacaagtgactatatacggagcaaaatgagtgaatctacactctaaaacatgtctatatacatccgtatgtggtagtccatttgaaatctctaaaaggacaaatatttaggaacggagggagtattatcaaGTAGTCATGGTTAATCAGAGCTTCATACATGTATGTTTGATAATTCTGACAACAGTATGAGTTCCACTATCTCCAGTAAGTTCATCATTGCCCTCCTAGCTATCACTTGAGAAGGACATTTGCTCACCTCCCAGCCCCTCTGCCGACAACCAGAATGCGCAAGGGACATTTGCTCACCTCCCAACCCCTCTGCCCTTGACAACCAGAATGACGCAAGGGGTGTGGAGGTGAGAAAGATCCAAATGTCCAGGATGAAAGCTTATCAATTTTAAATGAAAGCTAAAATTCACTTTTTCAAACACCATTCTGAAAATTAAGATTCAAGTCCTCCAATGCCAATAAGAAGTTCCAAAAGATCTTATTCCAGTGGAAGGTTTACATATATTCTGTGTCTACAACTAACAAACAGTAGTCTTCTTCATAGTTAGTAATAAATTACATAGAGATGCAGGAAAATGTGGCGTTATCTAGAGTTGGTCCCAATATGGTCCAATGTGCAAGCGGAGACTCAGAGCAGAACGGATAAAGATAGAGGGCAACAGAAGGATTACCTTGGATGAGGATTCCCTTTTACCACTTTCTGCCCGTACTTGCGCCACCGGTAGCCATCATCCAAAAGATCAATTTCACTGGTTGTTTGCACGATGATTCTTTGAGCTGGGGCCGGCACATGCCTGTCCAGTGAAACTAGCATTTATAGATTGAAGCTTCAAAAAATACTACTGACAAAATTGTATTCACTACATGAACCACCTTTTGTTTGCATTCACAATACCAGCATCTCCATTGTCATCACCTGCTTCATCATTGTCCTCCTCTGTATCACTTGAGCCAGACGATTGATCACCTCCGCCTCTCCTCTTAGACACTGAAGGCCCTGTGATGCCATCATTTGATACCTCAACTTTTCCAGAATGATCTTGAGAGCCCGGTTCTGATCGAGTCAAAGCGTCTCTGTTCTCAGGGAAATCATCTTCATTTAGTAAATTGCCACCATCTTTGGACCTCCTTTTTGGTGGACGCTGGTGGTTATGCTGGCCTCTATAAATTATTTGAGTAATCTGTCCATATGCTGAGTGCTCCACTTTCTTCTTAACTGGACAGCTCGCCTGGGTGCATTTATAGTAGCTCCTTGGATATTCTCCACCCTTAACTGCCTTCTGGCCATACTTTCGCCAATTGTACCCATCATCAGCAGGTTTATCCACGGTGAGGGCCGAAGTTTGGAATCCTTGTGAAACCTCATTTGACTTAAGGTTATCATTAACTGTATGCAGTGGCAGAGTTGCTGTCTCCTTCATTGATGTCACATTTGCAGAAGAGTTGATGAACTGTGATGTCAAAGCTGATGTTGTTGCCGATGAGAAAGGGAGTGAGTAATCTGCTTGACTGCCTACAGT from Triticum aestivum cultivar Chinese Spring chromosome 4A, IWGSC CS RefSeq v2.1, whole genome shotgun sequence harbors:
- the LOC100192156 gene encoding probable WRKY transcription factor 4 isoform X2 — encoded protein: MAAHEASAGGGEGARCTPPRPALSLPPRSAVESFFASGATAASFAETSPGPFTLAAALFPDMPSSAFHGSFTQLLAGAMGSPAAPPSPPSPFAVPPGLSPTALLGPPSLFSPTANFEMSHQQALAQVTAQAVHSQYTVGSQADYSLPFSSATTSALTSQFINSSANVTSMKETATLPLHTVNDNLKSNEVSQGFQTSALTVDKPADDGYNWRKYGQKAVKGGEYPRSYYKCTQASCPVKKKVEHSAYGQITQIIYRGQHNHQRPPKRRSKDGGNLLNEDDFPENRDALTRSEPGSQDHSGKVEVSNDGITGPSVSKRRGGGDQSSGSSDTEEDNDEAGDDNGDAGIVNANKRHVPAPAQRIIVQTTSEIDLLDDGYRWRKYGQKVVKGNPHPSFHPGHLDLSHLHTPCVILVVKGRGVGRSYYKCTYQGCDVKKHIERCSQDPTAVITTYEGKHSHDVPAARSSVAAAASANASSSISLLHRGQKAASSSQRVLPRAALHTSDSSLQLKEENEIT
- the LOC100192156 gene encoding probable WRKY transcription factor 4 isoform X1, producing MAAHEASAGGGEGARCTPPRPALSLPPRSAVESFFASGATAASFAETSPGPFTLAAALFPDMPSSAFHGSFTQLLAGAMGSPAAPPSPPSPFAVPPGLSPTALLGPPSLFSPTANFEMSHQQALAQVTAQAVHSQYTVGSQADYSLPFSSATTSALTSQFINSSANVTSMKETATLPLHTVNDNLKSNEVSQGFQTSALTVDKPADDGYNWRKYGQKAVKGGEYPRSYYKCTQASCPVKKKVEHSAYGQITQIIYRGQHNHQRPPKRRSKDGGNLLNEDDFPENRDALTRSEPGSQDHSGKVEVSNDGITGPSVSKRRGGGDQSSGSSDTEEDNDEAGDDNGDAGIVNANKRHVPAPAQRIIVQTTSEIDLLDDGYRWRKYGQKVVKGNPHPRSYYKCTYQGCDVKKHIERCSQDPTAVITTYEGKHSHDVPAARSSVAAAASANASSSISLLHRGQKAASSSQRVLPRAALHTSDSSLQLKEENEIT